The Parachlamydia acanthamoebae genome has a window encoding:
- the tkt gene encoding transketolase: MEKKILDPNLKQILSKIANTIRGLSMDAVQKANSGHPGLPMGCAEIGAYLWGHTLQQNPKDSKWMNRDRFILSAGHGSMLLYSCLHLAGYQVTLEDIKNFRQLHSKTPGHPESLDTDGVETTTGPLGQGLGNGVGQALGLKLLEARFNTPKQKILNPKVFVLMGDGCVMEGVTSEVSAFAGHLQLDNLIAIYDANHVTLDGPLQESGSENTFERYKSYGWDVYEIDGNDLDELHTTISHIRENQTKPTLIIAHTIIGKGSPHKAGTSQAHGSPLGVEEVKASKIALGIPEEPFFVPQAVYDFFKVRQKQQAQVEEDWKKEFEEWAKTNPQLLKEMEIMIHKKLPVNLEEQLKAIEIKSPVAGRKASQVVLEKLADLLPFLYGGSADLSVSDLTMIQQFPIVTPGNFKGRNIKFGIREFGMATMATGMSQTGMIIPFVGTFLTFSDYMRNAIRLASLMRQQVIYQFTHDSIFLGEDGPTHQPIEHLAALRAMPQLHVIRPADANEVRMAWIAALNYKGPTALILSRQNLPTLDSTNVPYSEGVARGAYIIKKEVSSPPNFTLIATGSEVSLALDVSKELEKIGKSVRVISMPCWELYEKQNPEYKESIFGGDLGQRVSIEAGVEQGWHKYIGRSGTAISMESYGASAPASALATEFGFTVNAILEQIL, from the coding sequence ATGGAGAAAAAGATTTTAGACCCCAATCTTAAACAAATTCTAAGTAAGATCGCGAACACGATCCGCGGATTATCGATGGATGCTGTTCAAAAAGCCAATTCTGGACATCCAGGACTTCCCATGGGTTGCGCAGAAATTGGGGCCTATTTATGGGGACACACCCTTCAACAAAACCCCAAAGATTCCAAATGGATGAATCGTGACCGCTTTATCCTTTCCGCCGGTCATGGATCTATGCTTCTTTATTCCTGCTTGCACTTAGCTGGCTACCAAGTCACCCTCGAAGACATCAAAAATTTTAGACAACTTCACTCTAAAACTCCAGGTCATCCTGAATCTCTCGATACAGATGGTGTTGAAACAACAACGGGTCCGCTCGGCCAAGGATTAGGAAATGGCGTTGGACAAGCTTTAGGTCTAAAACTTTTGGAAGCCCGCTTTAATACGCCTAAGCAAAAAATTCTGAACCCTAAAGTTTTTGTTTTGATGGGTGATGGCTGTGTCATGGAAGGTGTGACTTCAGAAGTTTCGGCATTCGCGGGACACCTTCAACTCGACAATTTAATCGCCATCTATGATGCAAACCATGTCACACTGGATGGTCCTCTCCAGGAATCTGGCTCCGAAAATACGTTTGAACGGTATAAATCCTATGGATGGGATGTGTATGAAATTGATGGCAATGATTTAGATGAACTACATACAACCATTTCGCACATCAGAGAAAATCAAACAAAACCCACGCTCATTATTGCCCATACAATCATCGGGAAAGGCTCTCCACATAAAGCAGGGACATCTCAGGCCCACGGCTCACCTCTTGGTGTAGAAGAAGTTAAAGCGTCAAAAATTGCTTTAGGGATTCCTGAAGAGCCTTTTTTTGTTCCACAAGCTGTTTACGATTTCTTTAAAGTAAGACAAAAGCAACAAGCTCAAGTGGAAGAGGATTGGAAAAAAGAATTTGAAGAATGGGCAAAAACAAATCCTCAGCTTTTAAAAGAAATGGAAATCATGATTCATAAAAAGCTGCCAGTTAATCTGGAAGAGCAACTGAAAGCTATAGAAATCAAGAGTCCTGTTGCGGGCCGAAAAGCGTCCCAAGTTGTTTTAGAAAAATTGGCAGATCTTCTTCCCTTCCTCTATGGTGGTTCAGCGGACTTGTCGGTATCCGATTTAACAATGATTCAGCAATTCCCGATTGTCACACCAGGCAACTTTAAAGGACGCAACATCAAATTTGGAATCCGCGAATTTGGAATGGCAACAATGGCAACGGGGATGTCGCAAACGGGAATGATCATTCCTTTTGTCGGAACATTTTTAACATTCTCCGATTATATGAGAAATGCCATCCGCTTAGCTTCTTTGATGAGACAACAGGTTATCTACCAATTCACACACGATTCGATTTTCTTAGGAGAAGATGGTCCAACACACCAACCGATTGAACATCTGGCGGCTTTACGCGCAATGCCACAATTGCATGTGATTCGCCCAGCCGATGCCAATGAAGTGCGTATGGCATGGATTGCAGCGCTCAATTATAAAGGACCGACAGCTCTCATTTTATCAAGACAAAATCTTCCAACACTTGATTCCACAAATGTGCCTTATTCGGAAGGTGTTGCAAGAGGTGCGTACATCATCAAGAAAGAGGTCTCTTCTCCTCCTAACTTTACACTTATCGCAACAGGTTCTGAAGTTTCCCTAGCGCTAGATGTGTCCAAAGAACTAGAAAAAATTGGTAAATCCGTGCGAGTCATTTCTATGCCTTGTTGGGAACTTTATGAAAAACAAAACCCAGAATACAAAGAGTCCATTTTTGGTGGAGATCTTGGTCAAAGGGTGAGCATCGAAGCAGGGGTAGAGCAAGGATGGCATAAATATATTGGCCGATCAGGCACTGCAATCAGCATGGAAAGTTATGGTGCTTCGGCTCCTGCTAGTGCGCTAGCAACTGAATTTGGATTTACTGTTAATGCAATCCTAGAACAAATCCTCTAA
- a CDS encoding glycosyltransferase family protein: MRGLFWCQYLLGIGHLVRGLRLCQSLVQNFDIDFLQGGREIHQTLPSPRFHKIPLPAISHIPSAVESYEYILKKRRDYLEAFLTLPYQFFVSQSFPMGKHDFKNEVLDIISRVKKINPDCLIICSCLDYIPTDSKQIESIYPILDRYYDKVFIHCDPQILNLHETSSLAQKLGNKLVYTGYVSSGHAVPQSTGERLKRIMVTMGGGSIGGELLRAAAEVSIFFPDYEFLLVIGPQAHPNLAKDLWQFQQIIGGNIRIVPFLSNFTEELQKCALSISLGGSTIIDLCETKTPGIIYPYPSKFSKQRIRAEQFALKNILQVISPEELAPDRLRRIIEKALNSSFPTIDINLNGAENMRRGIQSLIEKQKKAKFIS; encoded by the coding sequence ATGAGAGGACTTTTTTGGTGTCAGTATCTTTTGGGAATAGGCCACCTAGTACGAGGGTTACGTCTGTGCCAAAGCCTTGTGCAAAATTTTGATATCGATTTCCTTCAGGGTGGTCGAGAGATCCATCAAACCCTTCCATCCCCTCGTTTTCATAAAATTCCTCTTCCTGCTATTTCCCACATCCCTAGTGCGGTAGAATCCTACGAATATATCTTAAAAAAACGACGTGATTATCTGGAGGCATTTTTAACACTTCCTTATCAGTTCTTTGTTTCTCAATCCTTTCCCATGGGAAAACACGATTTTAAGAATGAAGTTTTAGATATCATCTCGCGTGTAAAAAAAATCAACCCAGATTGCCTAATCATTTGCTCATGCTTAGATTATATCCCCACGGATTCCAAACAAATCGAATCGATTTATCCCATCCTTGATCGCTATTATGACAAAGTCTTCATTCATTGTGATCCGCAAATTCTCAATCTCCATGAAACATCCTCGCTAGCTCAAAAGCTAGGGAATAAACTTGTTTACACAGGCTACGTTTCCAGTGGTCACGCAGTACCACAATCGACAGGCGAACGGTTAAAACGCATTATGGTGACGATGGGAGGAGGATCTATTGGGGGAGAACTCCTGCGAGCAGCCGCAGAAGTTTCGATTTTTTTTCCTGATTATGAATTTTTGCTAGTCATTGGACCCCAGGCCCACCCAAACTTGGCAAAAGATTTATGGCAATTTCAACAGATCATTGGAGGCAATATCCGCATTGTTCCTTTTCTTTCAAATTTCACAGAGGAATTACAGAAATGTGCACTTTCGATCAGCTTAGGAGGGAGCACGATTATTGATTTGTGTGAAACCAAAACACCAGGAATTATCTATCCTTATCCTTCAAAATTCAGCAAGCAACGGATACGTGCAGAACAGTTTGCACTTAAAAACATTCTGCAGGTGATTTCTCCAGAGGAGTTAGCTCCCGATCGGTTACGTAGAATTATTGAAAAAGCTTTGAATTCCTCTTTTCCCACTATCGACATCAACCTCAATGGCGCGGAAAATATGCGTCGAGGCATTCAAAGCCTTATAGAAAAACAAAAAAAAGCTAAATTTATTTCTTAG
- the hemE gene encoding uroporphyrinogen decarboxylase: MSHSFFLDALNCKNQARPPVWLMRQAGRYMPQYRAMREKYSFLDMCHQPELATEVTLMPIQTFGMDAAILFSDILVIPEALRVGLRFEETKGPIIERPLNTLEDIQNLPNVHIPEALSYVSEAIKTMLPHLKVPLIGFCGAPFTLASYLIEGGSSKTLKKTKQWMLREPASFHQLLNRLADLTVDYLKLQIESGVKALQIFDSWAHVLGHFQFQEFSLGYLKKIVDALASTNIPIILFCRGSSVFAPSLASLRPAAISLDWNSDLKAVRQMLPSKIALQGNLDPDILYAPNPTIRQHVSQMLKDMHQDPGYIFNLGHGIHPDTPMEAVHTLVDCVQNDR; the protein is encoded by the coding sequence ATGAGCCATTCGTTTTTTCTTGATGCCCTAAACTGCAAAAATCAGGCTCGCCCTCCCGTTTGGCTCATGCGCCAAGCGGGTCGCTATATGCCTCAGTATCGAGCCATGCGAGAAAAATATTCTTTCTTAGACATGTGCCACCAACCCGAGCTGGCGACTGAAGTCACATTAATGCCAATTCAAACATTTGGTATGGATGCAGCCATTCTATTTTCTGACATTCTGGTTATTCCAGAAGCCCTCAGAGTGGGGCTTCGATTTGAAGAAACGAAAGGCCCTATCATAGAACGTCCTCTTAATACTTTAGAGGATATTCAAAATCTTCCTAACGTCCACATTCCCGAGGCCTTGAGCTACGTTTCCGAAGCAATCAAAACAATGCTTCCGCATCTAAAAGTCCCCCTTATAGGTTTTTGCGGCGCACCTTTTACACTAGCCAGCTACCTCATAGAGGGAGGATCAAGCAAAACCCTAAAGAAAACAAAACAATGGATGCTGCGAGAGCCTGCGAGTTTTCATCAACTTTTGAATCGTCTGGCTGATTTAACCGTTGATTATCTGAAACTCCAAATTGAGTCGGGTGTAAAAGCCCTCCAAATTTTCGATTCTTGGGCGCACGTTTTGGGACATTTTCAATTTCAAGAATTTTCCCTTGGATATCTCAAAAAAATCGTAGATGCACTTGCTTCGACCAACATTCCCATTATTCTCTTTTGCCGAGGTTCTTCAGTATTTGCACCCTCACTTGCCTCACTCCGACCTGCTGCCATTAGTTTGGACTGGAATAGCGATTTAAAAGCTGTGCGACAAATGCTTCCTTCCAAGATTGCCCTACAAGGAAATCTGGACCCTGACATCTTGTACGCCCCAAACCCAACAATCCGGCAACATGTCTCACAAATGCTCAAAGATATGCACCAAGACCCTGGCTATATCTTTAATTTAGGTCACGGAATTCATCCTGATACTCCCATGGAAGCGGTTCATACTTTAGTGGATTGTGTCCAAAATGACCGTTAA
- the hemG gene encoding protoporphyrinogen oxidase, which translates to MTVKKPHIVILGAGISGLTLAWSLKQRLGTNIHISILEKENRSGGYMHTHHQDGFLFEYGPRSCRPSGAGLETLKLIESLQLQNDIITENVEAKKRYLWKDQTLHPLPNGFFSFLTSPLTKKTIWPIAREFLRPKTKVADESIFSFFNRRFSPEIAETLIDPLVNGIYAGDIRKLSIRSCFPLFHEMEQTYGSLVKGFLLSPKKSYSLSDFQSKMQKTSLFSFRKGIETLPKELSKHLTAELKLNHTVTALNFDHDAIRIQLNDKRSLEANYLFSTLPSHALVKLTDHAPFIEQLTSIPHVPIAVVNLGWHQPILKQQGFGFLIPSREKEKILGIVWDSSVFPTQNAIPNQTRLTVMIGGALFCPHHFATLDASQFIALACKAVEKHLDIFQPPDTCAVKIIPQAIPQYLVGHHEKVKMIQQIAANIHPHFQVLGSSFFGVSVNDCIKKSVDVADYFHKNANKKS; encoded by the coding sequence ATGACCGTTAAAAAGCCTCATATCGTCATACTCGGAGCGGGCATTAGTGGGCTCACTCTCGCATGGTCGCTAAAACAAAGACTGGGCACAAATATCCACATTTCGATTCTTGAAAAAGAAAATCGATCTGGTGGATATATGCATACACACCATCAAGATGGTTTTTTATTTGAATATGGCCCTAGAAGTTGTCGCCCGTCTGGAGCAGGATTGGAAACGCTCAAACTTATCGAAAGTTTGCAGCTGCAAAATGACATCATTACCGAAAATGTTGAAGCAAAAAAAAGATACCTTTGGAAGGATCAAACTTTACATCCTCTTCCGAATGGTTTTTTTTCATTTTTGACTTCTCCTCTTACAAAAAAAACCATTTGGCCGATCGCAAGAGAATTTCTAAGGCCTAAAACAAAAGTAGCTGACGAAAGCATTTTTTCTTTTTTTAATCGTCGCTTTTCACCCGAAATCGCTGAAACGCTCATTGATCCGCTTGTCAACGGCATTTACGCAGGAGATATTCGAAAACTTTCCATCCGATCCTGTTTTCCCCTTTTTCATGAAATGGAGCAAACCTACGGCTCGCTAGTAAAAGGATTTTTACTTTCTCCCAAAAAAAGTTATTCCTTAAGCGATTTTCAGAGTAAAATGCAAAAAACGAGTCTTTTTTCATTTCGAAAAGGGATTGAGACTCTACCAAAAGAGCTTTCGAAACACCTTACTGCTGAGCTTAAATTAAACCACACTGTTACAGCTTTGAATTTCGATCACGATGCCATTCGAATTCAGCTCAACGATAAGCGCTCACTAGAAGCCAATTATTTATTCTCCACACTCCCCTCTCATGCTTTAGTCAAGCTTACTGATCACGCCCCCTTCATCGAGCAGCTAACGTCTATCCCACACGTTCCAATTGCCGTCGTTAATCTAGGCTGGCATCAACCTATTTTGAAACAGCAAGGATTTGGTTTTCTGATTCCTTCTAGAGAAAAAGAAAAGATTTTAGGTATTGTTTGGGATTCTTCTGTATTCCCCACACAAAATGCGATTCCCAACCAAACGCGTTTAACTGTCATGATCGGAGGCGCCCTTTTTTGCCCACACCATTTTGCAACCTTAGATGCTTCACAATTTATTGCTCTTGCCTGTAAAGCCGTTGAAAAACACTTAGACATTTTTCAACCACCTGATACGTGCGCCGTTAAAATAATCCCACAGGCGATTCCTCAGTATTTAGTTGGACATCATGAAAAAGTGAAAATGATCCAACAGATCGCGGCCAACATACACCCGCATTTCCAAGTTTTAGGATCTTCTTTTTTTGGCGTTTCTGTGAATGACTGCATCAAAAAATCTGTAGACGTCGCGGATTATTTCCATAAAAATGCAAATAAAAAATCATGA